One genomic region from Pecten maximus chromosome 5, xPecMax1.1, whole genome shotgun sequence encodes:
- the LOC117327053 gene encoding zinc finger protein 257-like gives MYQPAVDVLTSGTSILQDGPDTTAVPELFQDPLPKVTEASNLLLESPPRHLPVTMQLDTSTVTTIHRDLKLPSQLLVTPHGLVNQNDSPSSSPEKVCVKVETNSQMDMMDAFPYSGVGDKGLMKIVTGDNKNLDDKRGDTASGNGSQNNVSNDFDADINTIVITNDETGEIKMTFSDNAVGQYEEIEEKSEQKDLEPVIGDSSLDDVDMCSFTGLNEKDDKMNGVSPVRKSDRSIKLNSAFGDEDGRKIPGFGKVLAAHMMKQSETANVQRTKPGGKKTKVKRSRKQVDPKKTKLNVDDVYESEDGDGVESDGDLSKDLLKVRMLKCDFCGKHFLDKQKLQTHRMTHNKRKNAQSVSSSNQSNGSRKVYPCEVCGYTFRRREHWRRHRLTHLDDTPYKCPICNRGFKRAEHVRRHQTVHTRIKAFDCNSCDKKFTRSEHLKKHMLLHLGKTPFARKKKANH, from the coding sequence ATGTATCAACCAGCTGTAGATGTTTTAACTAGTGGCACAAGTATCCTACAAGATGGGCCTGATACAACAGCAGTGCCTGAGCTGTTCCAGGATCCATTACCAAAAGTCACAGAGGCTAGTAATCTCCTGTTGGAGTCTCCACCGAGGCACCTTCCTGTTACAATGCAACTTGACACCTCCACAGTGACCACAATCCATCGGGATTTAAAGCTACCAAGCCAGCTTCTTGTAACTCCCCATGGCCTTGTGAACCAAAATGACAGTCCATCATCTTCTCCAGAAAAAGTTTGTGTCAAGGTTGAGACGAATAGTCAGATGGACATGATGGATGCTTTTCCATACAGTGGCGTTGGAGACAAAGGTCTGATGAAAATTGTAACTGGGGACAATAAAAATCTAGATGATAAAAGAGGCGATACGGCATCTGGAAACGGCTCTCAAAACAATGTTTCCAATGATTTTGATGCAGATATTAACACCATTGTGATTACAAATGACGAAACCGGAgaaattaaaatgacattttcgGATAATGCTGTTGGTCAGTATGAAGAAATCGAGGAGAAATCTGAACAAAAGGATTTAGAGCCAGTCATTGGTGATTCTAGTTTAGACGATGTTGACATGTGTTCTTTTACAGGATTAAATGAAAAAGACGACAAAATGAACGGTGTATCCCCAGTTAGGAAAAGTGATCGCTCAATCAAACTCAATTCGGCATTTGGAGACGAGGATGGTAGAAAGATACCTGGTTTTGGGAAAGTACTTGCTGCTCATATGATGAAACAGTCCGAGACTGCTAATGTACAAAGAACCAAACCCGGAGGCAAAAAAACCAAAGTCAAGAGAAGCAGGAAGCAGGTGGATCCGAAGAAAACCAAACTCAATGTGGATGATGTCTACGAAAGTGAAGACGGTGATGGGGTTGAAAGCGACGGTGACCTGTCAAAGGATCTTCTGAAAGTGCGTATGTTGAAATGTGACTTCTGTGGGAAGCATTTTCTTGACAAGCAAAAGTTACAGACGCACAGAATGACACACAATAAGAGAAAGAATGCACAATCAGTTTCGTCGTCAAACCAAAGCAACGGATCAAGGAAAGTGTATCCCTGTGAAGTGTGCGGATACACATTTCGTCGCAGAGAACATTGGCGACGTCACAGACTCACACACCTCGATGACACACCATACAAATGTCCCATATGTAATCGTGGCTTTAAACGAGCCGAACATGTTCGGCGCCACCAGACAGTCCACACACGTATAAAAGCATTCGACTGTAATTCATGTGACAAAAAGTTCACCCGATCTGAGCATCTAAAGAAACACATGTTGCTTCATCTTGGAAAAACACCATTTGCAAGAAAAAAGAAAGCTAATCATTAG